The following proteins are co-located in the Leishmania panamensis strain MHOM/PA/94/PSC-1 chromosome 26 sequence genome:
- a CDS encoding hypothetical protein (TriTrypDB/GeneDB-style sysID: LpmP.26.0590): protein MHRSGLPLYTRRLVAAVPLHCRKGVGRCNGGPFWAVHRGFTSGTTLCSSPPVSERLSTPVDASPLPLSCATGASDTDKTAAVPSAGTSSSLGTGTAAAVTSTVNDLDGGEVPLNTPTEVEEAFACSVQARTVSNVQLRRYIDHLPPKDYSLALAAVKGARAAGLRISALTYESLLASLMSGGQLRASMELYQLMIKQRMTPTPNTYAALMDMCLQRDMPKACQSLFNDLQKRGVRPSAQNYELMITSLSTEVPPQWKRAIDIFDKISRERRSRITTKTYNALMRVYMNMDPFDWRVVYNCYSEMRNRRPRVPLEWESYLILAEALRMGRAGYVRRGMAYIDAWIAVTPLRSWNFLMGAMVYLTFMMLLKSLAGYLVVWYYEMSVPSTSDSVLSR from the coding sequence ATGCACCGCAGTGGCCTGCCCCTCTACACACGCAGACTTgtggctgcagtgcctctccACTGCCGCAAGGGTGTCGGGAGGTGCAACGGTGGCCCTTTCTGGGCTGTACACCGAGGCTTCACGAGCGGCACCACACTGTGCTCCTCTCCACCAGTCTCAGAGCGACTTTCCACCCCTGTCGATgcctctccgctgccactCTCTTGTGCGACTGGTGCCAGTGATACTGACAAGACTGCCGCTGTGCCTTCGGCGGGCACCTCGTCTTCACTCGGAACgggtaccgctgctgcggttaCTTCGACCGTGAATGACCTTGACGGTGGCGAGGTACCCCTCAACACACCGACCGAGGTCGAGGAGGCGTTTGCCTGCTCTGTGCAAGCACGCACCGTCAGCAACGTTCAACTGCGCCGCTACATTGACCATCTGCCGCCGAAGGACTACTCCTTGGCGCTAGCGGCAGTGAAAGGTGCCAGGGCTGCTGGGCTGCGCATCAGCGCCTTAACTTATGAGTCGCTCCTTGCCTCTCTCATGAGCGGTGGGCAGCTGCGCGCAAGCATGGAGCTCTACCAACTAATGATAAAGCAGCGCATGACGCCGACACCGAACACGTACGCAGCACTGATGGACATGTGCCTGCAGCGCGACATGCCCAAGGCTTGCCAGTCGCTATTTAACGATCTGCAGAAGCGCGGCGTGCGCCCTTCTGCCCAAAATTACGAGCTGATGATCACGAGCCTTTCCACcgaggtgccgccgcagtgGAAGCGGGCCATCGACATCTTTGACAAGATCTCACGTGAGCGTAGAAGCCGCATCACCACCAAGACTTACAATGCCCTCATGCGGGTCTACATGAACATGGACCCATTCGACTGGCGAGTCGTCTATAACTGCTACAGCGAAATGCGTAACCGTCGCCCGCGAGTGCCGCTGGAATGGGAGAGCTACCTCATCctggccgaggcgctgcggatgGGCCGGGCTGGGTACGTGCGCAGAGGCATGGCATACATAGATGCCTGGATCGCCGTGACACCGCTGCGTTCGTGGAACTTCTTGATGGGGGCGATGGTGTACTTGACGTTCATGATGCTGCTGAAGTCGCTCGCGGGGTACTTGGTCGTGTGGTACTACGAGATGAGTGTTCCCTCCACGTCCGACTCCGTCCTCTCCAGATGA
- a CDS encoding 10 kDa heat shock protein, putative (TriTrypDB/GeneDB-style sysID: LpmP.26.0600), producing MFRFTAPALTKLQPLGQRVLVKRTQAAKQTKAGVLIPEQVAGKINEGTVVAVATGSTDWTPTVKVGDMVLLPEYGGSSVKVEGEEFFLYEESALLGVLCN from the coding sequence ATGTTTCGCTTCACCGCCCCCGCCTTGACgaagctgcagccgctgggCCAGCGCGTGCTGGTGAAGCGCACGCAGGCGGCGAAGCAGACCAAGGCCGGCGTCCTGATCCCTGAGCAGGTGGCCGGCAAGATTAACGAGGGCACcgttgtggcggtggcgacggggTCGACGGACTGGACGCCGACGGTGAAGGTGGGCGACATGGTGTTGCTTCCGGAGTACGGCGGCTCTTCGGTGAAggtggagggcgaggagTTCTTCCTGTacgaggagagcgcgctGCTTGGCGTGCTGTGTAACTGA
- a CDS encoding hypothetical protein (TriTrypDB/GeneDB-style sysID: LpmP.26.0610), which produces MYREEADGSALVWGIPAAPFVPVQHFQIDVSTLNRLSSYCLRLARERGWLQTPDDVVHATPYAQRNEAHPLVGQGSHVYTGPDSTFFFAGTEEILEDPHPNFQFPPTLSTLFVKAHFYLVHVGSSSYSVYTKLYTYLDGQEETARDLLGSFKVTAVWVSKKLRIPTALPADKQLLLRSIAAKNAAKLSSSDSARTKRISVSDLLLHSGWFANAAAIASMELAAYSPLSAPPASEFLVSLPHVHSAAPLWLLHRRHFSLREADIDFNLHVNQLVTKLFVIDTFRGAAGDARCAYSRLLLPGVPLNRADLLLRKFRIDYVREIPMGCAATEVFLFPADPGRAKVQFSSVGTSTGCRDVDAATAAAALHSDAALAPPAAADMMDIGFFVVGVLRLDGASSSDRFIATVGVMTAATCFLH; this is translated from the coding sequence ATGTAtcgcgaggaggcggacggGTCGGCGTTGGTGTGGGGGATTCCCGCCGCGCCGTTTGTGCCGGTGCAGCATTTTCAGATTGACGTGTCCACCCTGAACCGCCTCAGCAGCTactgcctccgccttgcACGGGAGCGCGGCTGGCTGCAAACGCCTGACGATGTGGTGCACGCCACGCCGTATGCCCAGAGAAACGAGGCGCATCCTCTGGTGGGGCAGGGAAGCCACGTCTACACAGGCCCGGACAGCACGTTCTTCTTCGCTGGCACCGAGGAGATCCTTGAGGACCCGCACCCTAACTTCCAGTTTCCTCCAACGCTGTCAACACTGTTTGTGAAGGCTCACTTCTACCTCGTCCAtgtcggcagcagctcctACAGTGTGTACACCAAACTCTACACGTACCTGGACGGGCAGGAAGAGACAGCGCGAGACTTACTCGGCAGCTTCAAGGTGACGGCGGTATGGGTGTCAAAGAAGTTGCGCATTCCAACGGCTCTGCCTGCTGATAAGCAGTTGCTGTTGCGCTCCATTGCTGCGAAGAATGCGGCCAAGCTGTCTTCATCCGACAGCGCAAGAACTAAGCGCATCTCGGTGAGTGACCTTCTGCTGCACAGCGGGTGGTTTGCGAATGCGGCCGCCATCGCTTCCATGGAGCTTGCTGCCTACTCCCCACTTTccgcgccaccagcgagTGAATTTCTCGTTTCCCTGCCTCACGTACACTCCGCTGCACCGCTCTGGCTGCTTCATCGACGCCACTTCTCGCTGCGTGAGGCCGATATCGACTTCAACCTCCACGTGAACCAGCTTGTGACGAAGCTGTTCGTGATCGACACCTTccgcggagctgcaggggATGCGCGATGCGCCTACTCGCGTCTCCTGCTCCCCGGCGTGCCTTTAAACCGCGCCGACCTGCTGCTACGCAAGTTCCGCATCGACTACGTCCGCGAGATTCCGATGGGCTGCGCTGCCACGGAGGTATTTCTCTTTCCTGCAGACCCGGGTCGTGCCAAAGTGCAGTTCTCCTCTGTTGGCACTTCTACAGGCTGCCGGGATGTCgacgctgccacagctgcggcggctctACATAGTGACGCGGCCCTTgcaccaccggcggcggcagatATGATGGACATTGGCTTCTTCGTGGTCGGAGTCCTACGTTTGGACGGTGCCTCCTCGAGCGATCGCTTCATTGCCACGGTGGGCGTGATGACGGCTGCCACCTGCTTCCTGCACTAG